The DNA region TCGGCAAACTCCACGGGGCCGATCCGAGTTTCTTCGACACCCTCGTCTTTCACTTCGATGTCGTCGAAGTATTGCGCGGTCTGGTCGCTCAGGAAGTTCATTACCTTCAGGGTTTTCTCATTCTCCAGCAGGCGCCCCGTCGATTCATGCGCCCTGAGCTCCAGTCCGGGAATCGACCGTTTCAGAAACGGCAGGGCTCCCATGTGCTCGTAGTGGCCATGGGTGACGAAGAGGCTGTCCAGGGAGTCCGGGCTACCGAGAAACTCAGACGCCTGGCGGAGATAGGAAGGCCCCAGGATGTTCAATCCCGCTTCGATCATGACGCTCCGCTTGCTCCCTTTGACGATGTAACCCGGATAAACCGTATGTCCCGTAATAAAAATCCGATCGTTCAGTTTCCCTTCTGCTGCCCTTCTCATTCCAGAAACGTTTCTCTCTTTCCTCTGTCTTACATTTTCCCCGGGCCATTCCGTGCCGGCGACCCTCCGGGGGGGGTCCGGGAACAGGCGGACGGAAAAGGAGGGAAGAAAAACCATCCGCCTGTTTGTTCCCGGATTTAAGCGATGCGTGAATCGCTTCCTGCTTTTTTCAGGCAGGCTTGTAGCGGTTCAGGCTGTCCCGGGCGATGAAGGCGCGCTGCATCTCCGAGGTGCCGTAGGCGAGCTCGGCGAAGCGGGCGTCCCGGTACAGGCGCTCCACGGCGGGCCCCTTGACGTAGCCGTGGC from Syntrophaceae bacterium includes:
- a CDS encoding acyl-CoA dehydrogenase produces the protein HGYVKGPAVERLYRDARFAELAYGTSEMQRAFIARDSLNRYKPA